The DNA region tctgacttcacttaggtacctttccttactgatccctcccctcttccactctttgtacgctttctgttttttcctaatcgcccctttgagtcggtcgctcatccagctcggtctaaatctcttgcttagtaatctttttcccttttttggaatgcaggcctccgacagctcatgcatctttaacttgaagtaatcccaggcttcttctgcctttagatccattaatatgtttgcccaatccacttcccttaccagtccccttaatttgttaaaattggcctttttaaagttataaaccctagtctttgacttaattctgttactcctcccatgtattttaaaccgaattagctcatgatcactggagcccaaattgtcccctactaccacttcctcaacaaggtcctcactacttaccagaatcaaatctaaaatggcctcccccctcgtcggttcaactaccacttgatggaggaattgatcaggtCAGGAAAAGATCCCAGTGGAGGAGACACAGGGAAGAGCCACTTCCCCTGGCAGAGCTCTCaggcaaactaaaaatattcaagCCCATCAGAGAATCAGCCCTGGTGAGAAACCCTTTAACTGCCTTGAGTGTGGCCAAAGCTTCAGTGTGAGCACAGACATTGGTAGACATCAGAGGATCCATACCGGGGAGAGACCCTTTAAATGCcttgagtgcgggaaaagcttctgTCAGAGCTCGCACCTTATCacccatcagaggatccacactggTGAAAAGCCCTACAAATGctctgactgtgggaaaagcttcagtgcaAGCTCAGCCCTGATTGTACATCAGACGATCCACACAAGGGAGAGACCCTACAGATGCcccgactgtgggaaaagcttctgcCTGAGCTCAACGCTGAGCACCCATCGGAAAATCCATACAGCTGCAAAACCCTATGAGTTGCCTtaagtgtgggaaaagtttctgcGTGTGCTCCTACCTTCTTATCCATGAGGCAACCCACACAGGAGataaaccctataaatgcctcaactgtgggaaaagcttcagtgcaACATCCTACCTTATTAAACATcaaagaatccacacaggagagagaccctttaGGTGCcttgagtgcgggaaaagcttcaatcgcaGATCAATCCTTCTTACCCATcacagaatccacacaggggaaagACCCTACAAATGCcccgactgtgggaaaagcttcagtgtgAACTCAGATCTCAGTAGACATCAGAGAAGTATCCATaggggagagaaaccctataaatgcctcgTCTGTGGGAAACTTCAGCAACAGCTCATGCCTTACTAGACATCGGAGAAATCACACGCAGTAGACAgccacaatgttttgttttgttttgtaatttggtTCCCTTGTGGTTCTGCTCCAATCACATATCTGGGGACCGTGGGATCTATGGTTGGTTGGCTATGAGCGCCAGGGGAATGAGAGACTGGAGATTCATGCGGCATGATGGTGGGTGCCAGGGAGGGGTAGGGAATATTTGGAAGTTGAGTTGTTGCCTGATGggctcggccaatgggagcgggaGCTTGGGTGCTGGTGGGTGGGTTACTTGGAGATTGggatgggaggtggagggggaaaaCTGTCCTGGAACTAACTGTTTTCCActccagcagagaccaaaaagcaACATGCCCCCACGCTTCCATCCAACTCACGCTTGGACACAAAACCTCAGCAGTGATCTCAGGGCTGTTTAAGCAGATTAACTTCCCAAAAGCACAGGTTCTGAGACGTGCTGCTCTGTTGATACCAGAGTAGGAGTTCGGTATGACTGGAATTCAGATCTTACATTAGCTGGTGAGTGGTATGAAGCCGGGTGCTTATTGCTTTTTGGATCCTGTTAGCGATGGAAGTGAAAGTTCTACAGAGCATCGTTGCATGTTCTCCATGATGTTGCCATCAAGGTGAAGGTGGCAAGGGATACAGGAGATTTTCCCTTCTGATTCCCATATTTTCTTGGGGTGGCTGAGGGCTGCCTCATTGTCCTTCCAGAATGTGGCTCAGCTTAACCCGCTGGAAACCAGGAAACAGAGAATTAGAGTAAACTCTCCCAcactgaaccccccacacccagccctaaCTCTGAGCCATTGGGGTGGGGCCCCAATAAGTCCCTGTGAGGGGTGGCAGGACTGTCTTTTTCCCAAACAGGTGGAGAGCTGTGAAGAAAGTGCACAAAAGAAATGCTGGAGAAACTCTTAGGTACTGTCTAGACTAGGATAAAGGTCATGTTTAGGTCTCAGGCCTAGCAAACATGAGCCAGCTAACCCTGCCCAGTACTCAAACACTTCACCTGCTCCGGACAAACCACCGCAGCGGCCAGAGCTTTTCATCCAGTCAGCCTCTAGGAGAGGTCCCAGAGAAAATCTCTTCGGTTTGCTCTGACTGAGCCTCGCGGGGCAGGGCCATATGAGCTGCCAGAACGGTCCAGGCAATAATGCAGCATTGAGGGTGCATGGCATCGTGTGAAATCCGGTGCAGAGGTGGGGTGCTGGGGGACACACAAGGGGGTGTGAGGATGGGGTGAAGCGCTCTCATTCGCCTTTCTTTCTGACGTATTTAGTGCAGTGTCAGCATGGGGAGGTGACTGCCACAGCCATAATCATGGCCTTGCAACTCTACCAGAGGCAGATCCAGgtctcctggggccctgggctgcagcaagTGGGGAGGCCCCAGTGCTGGAActggccccgccccacctcttctgcctgtggccccacccatagccccaccccattctgccctTTCCCCAACAGCCCTGCCCTCGTTCCGCCCACATCCCTGCCCTGTTCCACCACTTCCTCCCTTGCTCCACCCTCTGCTCGTTCCTTtctgctcctcccagccccctgctacaGCCTCAAGACCGGAGAAGCGCTATGCTTCCACTGCTTCTCCAGCCCTGGGACCGCAATAGGGggagatttttccaggggccccaaattggctggggcccctgggcatgggccccataGGCCCGTGTGGTAATCCACCACTAACTCTACAGGCTTTTTTGAAAAACTGTCATATATTCTTAGATTTTAGATCCAAGAGGGTCCACTTTGCTCAGCTACTCAGACTCCTTGCATAGCACAACCCCGAAGAAAAGGACCCTGACCCCACTAGTTGCAGCTGTCCCTCTCTTCAGATGGCAGTCTGAGCTCCGGCCACTGGCTATGTCTAATCTCCTGGTGATCCCAGCTATACCTAAAGCAGGGAGGGTCAGTGAGTCCATCAGAGGGGGAGTGATGGTAGAACATGGGGCTGGACACGACACAAAATGGCCGATTTTGTCAGGGACAGATCAGCCTGGTTTGGGCCTAGTACCTCCGGCCTGTTCCGataacagagttaaggttgttggaGGAATGGTGTGGGAGACTTTACCTTAactctctgaaaaccaggaaatatggGATTACATTTAGCCACACTCCGAATTGTGGAAAGACAGGAAGCAACAGTGAGCAACCTTAACTCCACATTAGTGCTGTTTCTCACAGCGAATTCAAAAGGgtaatcccctcccctcccctccatccagCACTTGCCACTGGACTGGTGTTTACACCAAGTTACCCCTCTTTGTGAAATGGCCCCATTGTAAAGTAACAAGGGTGGATTTGCTGGAGATACTTTGAGGCCATTACTATTGAACGGATAGGTTCCCCAGGAAGCCATGTGTGTGGGACTCCATTGAGACATCCTTACTTCCCTTAATCCCAAAACCACTCTCCCTGCATCTTCTCAAAGTCCTTTGAATTGAATCATGTGTGATATTTGTAATatgttttctttccaaaacagATGTCTCCTCTGAATGTTTGCTTGTATGAACTGTGGAACATACGTGTTTTGAGACTCAGAACAGCGTGTTCTATGTAAGTATGGGAAACCTATATCCTGTAACATTTGAGTTATCTATTTTATTCTACTTGGTTAAGTATAGGGACCAATCAGGACAATAAGATAATGGAGTTAGTTGGTCAGATGTCACTGCGAGTTGTGTCTGGAGGGTATGCatttgctgtatttaaaaaaaaaaaaaaggaccaaaaTGGTTTTCTGGCAAGAACACCCCTAAACACCCAACCTTATTGTAAATTACTTCACGACTTTTATAGGAAGTAATTTTGTTGAAAGGGGTGtttttctgcaccaaaaaattaaaaattctgcacatgttttaaaattctcatattttgtcaaaataacacaatataatcacaccattttcaattattttggtaatttacttcAAAATGCTTGtcagcaaataattgaaaatggtgtgattatattgttattgtGTTTCTGCATTatgttgacaaataaaatatgcagaactttgcagaattgtttttttattattatttttggtgaAGAATTCACTCAGGAGTTCTGTGTGGCGCAATCTGatgtgggcagctcagtgggggggctgggtgtccaggggctgggtgcagggggaatgggactctgcaggggggtgaaAGTGGTTAGGGCTCAGCGGTGGGGGGAGGACTGGGGCTTGGTGGGGGGTCGGGTTGTaactggttggggctcagtggggtggggatccaggtgtgggaggCTCCTTATGCAGGAGGTAAGGCTTGGGGGGGTTTCAGGGGGCTCCTGATCCAGGGGGATGCaccggtgtggggggggttccaggtgcatgggtgggggcaggggtcaTTGTACATTGTACAGGGAGTTGCTTCCCCTGTCCACCGaacccagacccccctgcaccccccccctacacacacacccagacccaCTCCCGCGGCAGAGCTTCCGGCAGCCAGGGGAAGTTTCTGGGGGttgatctgacccagccctggctgcattgtgcatggaggagggatagctcagtggtttgagcgttggcctgctaaacccagggttgtgagttcaatccttgagggggccacttagggatctggggcaaaatcagtacttggtcctgctagtgaaggcagggggctggacttgatgacctttcaaggtcccttccagttctaggagatgggatatctccattaattattattataaatcaccgttctcctcccccactccccactaATGTCCCTGGGTGCCCCAGGGTatccccagacccctgcccccaagTGATTTTCCTCTCCCCGGGCTGCGGGAACTGAGCATCTGAGCTGCCGGGAGGTGAGTGAGTACTGgtgcagcttctctttgcttccccgcagaaaccattttctgcaaggaagcaaagggaatgcGGGGAGCGATGATGCATTTTTCTGCTGCGCCGCAGTGTCGCAGATTTTTTCCAGGAGTAACCCCTGTCAGCCAGCTCATCACAGAAAGAAATATCAGCTACAGACTCTTTGCAATACTCCAGTACCATCTACTGGCTCCTTTGGGGAATGCAGCATGGAAATTCAAAGACAGAGGCCACCCTGGATCCTACGTGTTTGTCCGTGAGACCCTCTGGAAGAGCATAAAAGAAGAGACAAGGGCCAtatgctctttctctctctccacactcCCATCCATTCAACTAAAGCGACTGGATACTACCACAATCTGTCCCAGGGAGGATGCTGGCAATGGCAAGTTGTAGACCCCTCGAACTTCAAGCAACAAACACCAGAGCCAAACTCTCAGCCTGAACTCAGCCCTTAACTAGAAACGTGGGAGTTAGAAGGATCCTGGTGCAGTGCCAGAGCAGACAGCTGAAACCTGAAACAATGGAATAGACAAAACCGTTGGAAAGGTTCCGAAAAGAGCTAAAAGACTGATCTGTGCAGATTAATTCCCCAGCTTTCTCCAGAACCTGGGGGCTTTCAATGCTCTCTCCAACTGCCTCTGTACTCACTAGATATCCTAGCTCATATCATTCATTTTTCCTCCTTTCAGAACCAACTGAATTTTGGCTAGCATCTTGggccattaacatcagtggggttactcctgatttacagcggGGAGAGTGAGAGGGGAATCAAACCCAGTGACtccaaactgatttagttaaaccagtgcaaaagtcAGTGTAGAGATGCTAATTTCACTGtcttattttgatttttagtgtAAACTGATTGGGAACAGGTTTAAGTTAAATTGGAATAAGCTGCTCTTCAACTGAAATAAGAATAGCAGTCATGGAGAATGTCTACACAGGGGTTTGCAACAGTTCAGCtaaactggtttaattaaacCCAGGCTTGCCCACCACAATTTTAGTCCCACGAGCAGGCATCAATTGATCCAGACTCTGAGACTTgatgctgtgggttttttattgtgGTGTGGACAGAACCCATGAGACACCCCTAAAGGccacagtcacttttgaaaatgggacataggtTCCTAAGTTACCTATGTGCTTTATCCTTGATCTTTACAACTGGGGGAGAATCGCCTGCCCCAGATATGAGCAGTGGGGGCAAGAAACCTAAGTGGCTTCATgattgagcttgataagtttatggaggagatggtatgatgagtctgcctacaatggcatgtagccaatgtGTAATgactagtagcaaatatccccaacagcTAATGATGGGagactagatggggagggctctgagttactatagataATTCTTCCCCAGGTGTCTGGTTGGTGGGTCttgctgaaatgctcagggtctaactgatcaccatatttgggatcaggaaagaattttccattgggtcagattggcagacacCCGGggcttgccttcctctgcagcatggggcatggttcATTTGCAACTTTAAACTAGTGtagatggtggattctctgtaacttgaagtcttgaaaccattatttgaggactgcaataactcagccagtggttatggatctattacaggagtgggtgggtgaggttctgtggcctgtgatgtgcaggaggtcagactagatgatcacgatgggcccttctggcctttctATGAATCtgttcaggtcacattttcaagcttttatctgcaacgagggctagaaacttgcctTTGTTTCAAATAAAGCTGCACGTCTCACACATTCACATGTCTCCTGGagatggggctttaaggaaaacatcaaatattgtgagacttgcaataaaatcaccaGAGTTGTCAACAAAGGGGAATTATTTATATTTACTTGGTAAGATGACATCAGCGCAAACAGTTTCACAAGCTCTGAGTTTTAtttgggattttgttttaaatgggttTGTTTTTCTAGGTAGGCAAAAAGGTTTACAAtgataaaaggaagggagtgaaaTTCATAGAGCTCTTGGTCCTTCAGTTTCCAGACAGAATCAGAATGTGTTGTAGGTGGTGGAGATCTTAATAAAGGATGGAGTTCCAGCCATCTGATGTGTCCTGACTATCTGATTGCCCGTGGAGTCATTTGTCTTTCTGCTCCCACTGCACTCCCTGCCTGAGTAGACTGTCAAACTCCCAGCTGTTATGCTGTTACCTGACACTAATTGCATATGGTTAGATATTAAGCTGGGCTGGGAATGCTCAGGGTCTGGATGGATGCCAGAGAAGGCTGTGAAAGTCACAGGGGGTGGTGACTTGGGGCAGTGATCCATTCTTAGATCAGCAAATTAACAACCTGCTCCTGGCACTCCAGCTGTTGACCTGTGTTTCCCAAGACAGGAAAGCGAAAGCTAACTCAGCTCTACTCCCCGGAGGCACCTTGGCTGCCATGAACCCTGCCCTGCGCCGCCAGCATGGGGTTGTTTGTTCGAGCTGCCAGGGCCCCTATAAGATCCCGGTGACCTTTAAAGGGTGCAAGCACAAGTTCTGCCGCTTCTGTGTCACCCCCTTCAAGGGGGAGTCGGGCACAGCCACCTCCTGCCCCCTGTGTCACAAGGCCCCTAGGCACGGAGAGGACAAGCcccaggggcagccaggcagTGGGGCAGATGAAGCTGAAAAAATCAGTCTGGAAGTGGGCGAAGAGCCTGAGGTGGAGCCGGAGTGCGGGGAACACCAAGCGGTTCTGGACCTGTTCTGCACAGAGGATCAATCCCCCATCTGCATGAGCTGCAGGGACTCCCAGGCTCACTGCGCTCACACTGTGGTTCCCATTGAGGAGGCTGCCCAGGAGTACAAGGTAGGGTGCTGCCATGCCTCTGCTCTGTGCCTCTGCTTTCAGCCTCTCCCTGTAGCTGGCAGCAGTGACGGTGAAATTCAGCACAAAGCCCAGGCACCACTTACACGAGAGACCTCCTGCCCCACACGTCTGCCCTACGCTGCTGCCAGCCCTAGGGAGGGACAGAGAAGCCTGGCCATAGTGCCCATGAGCCAGGAAACAGCTGTGCCCTGCCTCCTTTAACCGTGCTCCCACCAGGCCTGTGTCCTCTTACCTTGTGTTCCATTGTTGTGTGGCTGGACCAGTGGTGGATGGCCACTTGGGGCAAtgaggcctgtgcccaggggccctggctaAATTGGGGCCCCCACAAAAAtccccccctgccacagccccgggtctggaggagctctcactccctacTGTGGCCCTGGGGCATAAAGCGTCTCTGGACTTAGGGCCGCAGAGGAGGGTTTGAGGTGGAAAGGAGCGAGCGGTGGGtggggctgcgggggaaggggtggaatggagtGGGAACGGGGATGGGGCTGCGGGGGAAGGAGTGaaatggggtggggccatgggcggggccacaggcagaaggggtgggaccgCAGACAGAAGGCACCGGGGCCCCCTGACtcgctctgacccagggccccagAAGACCTTCATCAGCCTCTGACCTGGATGCTGTGTGATCATAAAGATCAAAGCCAGACGGGGACACCAaatatctagtctgaccacctgtgtatcacaggccaccaacagctCCCAGCACCCGCACTCCAACCCATctactgaaattagaccaaagtatgaCAGCCACTGGTGCCAATTAGGGGGTCTGCAGGTGGTGAATGCCCCCCTTCCTCCAGGCTTTTGCACTTGTTCAAAGTTTAATAGGCTGCGaagtcaggggggagggggagggcaaggcCACTTTTAAGCAACTGAAATTAGTACAACTGCTGCTGGAGTGGTCCGGAGCATTTCTCTGGCTGAGTGGTCGCAGTGCCATTGAAGTTTGACTGGGCTGCCCCTGCCTACAGCAGGGAACAGGCCAAGTTGCAGTGAGTGCTGTTGTGACTTGACGCATGGGCAGTCTACTGAGAACTTTACTCCTGGCAGCATCAGTTCATGCACCACGTGGgtgagagagaggggagactcCTGGCCTAGTGGGGGACACAAGTGGGGACTGGAACAAGGTTCCTGCTTCGGGGTCGGGTGGGGACCagaattcccccccgccccccgcaagaAGTGTCTGAATTGGCACCATTGATTTCAACCCCCAGGAAACTAAGCTATTGTGTACCACAggtagagaataggagggaccgaggtgcagCACTGCTAAGGCCCCGGCAGTAGCCAGaaattgattaagtgagatatatctGGATGATCCTTGCAAGcaacccatgccccacactgtaGCGGAAGGTGGTGATGGCTGCGGAAGCGAGTTTAtgtatacattaaaataaattagttaATTCATGCACCAATTTCTCTATGGAAAGGCTTATTGTAAGGGGGTACATtgtggtgttttgtgtgtgtacatgtgcgtGCACATGCACAACCATTGCACACCCGTTCTTCTGATGCAATGCTTTTGCATTTTGCCTTTGCAAATTTGGCTTCCAAATTATTGCAAATATCTGCATCTTATAGTATCGCCAATGTCCCAGTCTCTTAACGCTGCATCACAGCTTCTCCTAAGGCAGCCGGGGTCATCAGGCAGAGCAGATCATGCTGTTTATTTCCACTTGACACTCTTGCTTTTCATCAGTTTAAACTGTGCTGTGCCCTTAGCCTGTGTGTGGTGATTGTCTATGATTTAAGGAGAGCTCACTAGCttagggctaccatacgtccggatttccccggacatgtccggcttttcggtctataaatagccgtccgggggggatttctaaaaatctaaaaatgtccgggatttccccccggtcagcTATTTATAGATTGAAAAGCGGCAGCCAAGtgccgctgggcagccaaagccccttcccggccccccccatcccctgcagccttagcaagctgcccggccccgcagctgtcttccccctcctcccctccccagaatgctctgccccctgctcctcccctttccctgcttcccgcaaatcagatattcgcgggaagtctgaaaacaagcaggggcaggcgggcagcagcaggtaagctgggggggacgcgaggaggagggctctggggaggtGAGGCGCGGCACAGCCCAGTCCAGCCCTGACCGAGtggctccctcctgcctccagcaactccagcccggctcggctcgggccccaggccaccggccctggttctggccgagCAACGCCGGCCGAGcatccccgaccccggccccagtggctccggccctgGCCTCAACGGCTCCGGCCCGGCTGGGCtcaggccccggggcaccggccccggttctggccgagcgcgctggcccagccccggctgagcGACGCAGGCCgagcgcccccagccctggccccagcggctccggcctggctcagGCCCCAGGACAGcggccccggttccagccgagCGCATCGGCCCGGCgctggccaagcacccccggccccagcagctccggcccagcttggctcgggccccagggtgccggccccggttctggccccagcggctccggcccggctccggccccagggcagcagcCCTGGTTCTGGCTGAGCGCACCGGCCCGGCCACAGCCGAgtggccctggctgagcacccctggccctggccccagcggctccggcccagctcggcttgggccctggggcgccggccccagtTCTGGCCCCAGCAGCTACGGACTggcttgggccccagggcagcggccccggttctggccgagcacCTCtagcccggccccaagccccgcgaccccggccggagcacagcccaattcctgggctcttgctaaagccggccctggtcaggggacggggggtgggggttggatgggtcgggagtttggggaggtggtcaggggggcaggggtgtggagaggggtcgaggcaggcagggagcaaagggggttggataggttgggagttctgggggtcctgtcagggggcggggagcagttggatagggcatggaagtcccgggggtctgtctgggggcgggggtgtgaatatggggtgggggtgtggataagggtcagggcagtcaggggacaggtagggtcctagggggcagttagggtggggggttctcaggagggggcagtcaggggacaaggagcggggggaggttggggcttctgaggggggcagtcagggggtgggaagtgggagggagtggatggggcggggcaggggcggggctagagcggggctcctccagtgtcctcttttttgattgtggaaatatggtaaccctacactagcTGTGCTTTTCTTGCCAGAGGAAGCTGCAGACAGCAGTGGAGCTCCTGAAAATGCAGATGGAGGAAGCTTGGGAGCTGAAATACCAGGAGGGAAAGAAGACAGCTGACTGGAAGGCAGGGCCCCATGGTTTTAACCATTCACAAGCCTACTGCCACTGCAGGTTTTCCGGGGGTTCTGGCAAATGTCTGCCAGGAGGAGGCTATGTCCCTTTGGGATTAGCCATGCATGAGGGCAGATGTAGTGGCTGGTTTTTCGGTGGGGTTTAGCATCCCTGGCTCCCACTTGGCTAGGTCCCCCAGCCCTTCCGGGAatcagctctcccccacccccccccgtctcccccagCAGCTCATAATACGCTGCAACCCAGTAATTGTGAAACACGTTCTCATTCTCCAGGTTCTGCTACCATCGTGTGGCCATTTGATGTAATTGCTCTCCAGTTAGCACTTCCTATATGTCCCCTCCCCGCCATCCCACTATGGCAAGATACTGATattacttatttatttgtatcctTATAGCACCAAGAGGCTACACCCATGATCAAGGCACCATAGCGCTAGGGTGCTCTTCAGACAGGgagctctcaaggtcccttccagccctacatttctatgatgttcTGATAAGAGAAAGCCCTTGCTCCCAGagagtttaaaatctaaatagacataGGGTGGGAGTTGAAGCAAAGGCACGGAGATTTTCCCAGGGTCACCCAGTGGCTCGCCGGTGGAgtagggaatagaatccagatgtcccgagtcccagttcagtgcctgatAGGGACACAGGACAGGAAGAAACCtcctgggtcattgagtccagcccttaTCTCAAGCCACCCCATCAGAGCATCCTGTTCGTAAAATGACTAAGCTCCATCTGCAAACCGGTcaggttgtttgcccccactgctcttactgggaagctgttccagagccttgctcctctgatggttagaaaccgctTCTTCCCATCCTCCAGGCCCAGTGAGTCTCGTCATGAATATATAGACCAGAAACGCTGATGCAGCTGCAtctccattcttttttttttaattaaaaatactggTCGCTGAAAACCTGTTTGTCAGTCGTAAGAAGGGAAGTGTCAAGCGATGACAAGCAGGTGTCGCTGTGTGAGGAGAAGGGGCTATTTTCTGGAGTGAATCATCTCAAGGGAACCTAGTAACTCACTCTTGATTGATGGGCGAAAACATCCCAGGTGTTGTGTAAAGAGATGGAATCCCTGCTTGATGTGTAGTTTGGAGCAGGTAAAAACTGCACAGCATGGAGAaaggatatgagtcaacagtgtgctattgttgccaagaaggctaacggcattttgggctgtataagtaggggcattgccagcagatcgagggacgtaatcattcccctctattcaacattggtgaggcctcatctggagtactgtgtccagttttgggccccacactacaagaaggatgtggaaaaattggaaagagtcctgcggagggcaacaaaaatgattagggggctagagcacatgacttctgaggagaggctgagggaactgggattgtttagtctgcagaagagaagaatgaggggggatttgatagctgttttcaactacctgaaagggggttccaaagaggatggatctagactgttctcagtggtaccggatgacagaacaaggagtaatggtctcaagttgcagtgggggaggtttagattggatattaggaaaacctttttcactaggagggtggtgaagcactcgaatgcgttacctagggaggtggtggaatctccttccttagaggtttttaaggctttgacaaagccttggctgggattatttagttggggattggtcctgctttgagcagggggttggactagatgacctcctgaggtcccttccaaccctgatattctatgattctatgaaaggagcAAGACACTTAAAATCCCATAAATCCCATAAAATTTCCAAGTTCCGTATTTGCCTGCTCCACAGCTAGGGCTCCTATGCACTGTGATAAGCCAATTAATAATAGTCTTTGGGGCTTTAATATGTGACGTCCATCCCATGGCAAAAAACAAGCACAACACCTGCCCACCACTAGACCGCACACCATGGCTTTGATTACTGTGCCATATAAAGGTTTTTAATTAACATTGCTGGTCATAGGTGCTGAATTCCCCTCT from Malaclemys terrapin pileata isolate rMalTer1 chromosome 13, rMalTer1.hap1, whole genome shotgun sequence includes:
- the LOC128847913 gene encoding zinc finger and SCAN domain-containing protein 2-like — encoded protein: MEPGEEPGPLDAEEGESLQGICTAEDGAVNVKEENCPQGVVLGNTEGNVCQIPEQVAASHQRISPGEKPFNCLECGQSFSVSTDIGRHQRIHTGERPFKCLECGKSFCQSSHLITHQRIHTGDKPYKCLNCGKSFSATSYLIKHQRIHTGERPFRCLECGKSFNRRSILLTHHRIHTGERPYKCPDCGKSFSVNSDLSRHQRSIHRGEKPYKCLVCGKLQQQLMPY